A DNA window from Pungitius pungitius chromosome 1, fPunPun2.1, whole genome shotgun sequence contains the following coding sequences:
- the LOC134132756 gene encoding uncharacterized protein LOC134132756 isoform X1 has protein sequence MTLESFKKRDQTELHEDIAVGLSPFEQKLAKHFSRVEMLGKRGRKVAVLLNPEVVSATTLLADKRDSCNVHRDNPFLFGKPRCPPSSYYRGQDCIRGFASRCGAKNPEYLKSTHLRKHVATLSQILNLKNNELDQLANFLGHDIRVHRDFYRLPEATIEMAKISKLLLAMEKGSLGRFQGKSLDEIEIEDELDPETIGEEDPDDDDDDGDDDGDGEKSHPVLGLRGKRKTMTSSQDETKNSKGKRSHLETRGEVTSSKEVRRRYIKKSWSKMEVSAVMKHFKAHILKGHLATKMECEQCKLAEDHILKGRTVQNIRDFVRNRGRMSTKGNLV, from the exons ATGACACTTGAGTCTTTCAAGAAAAGAGACCAGACTGAGCTACATGAGGATATAGCCGTTGGCCTCTCCCCCTTTGAGCAAAAACTGGCCAAGCACTTCAGCAGGGTAGAAATGTTGGGCAAACGAGGGAGAAAAGTGGCTGTTTTGTTAAACCCTGAAGTAGTCAGTGCAACAACACTTCTTGCAGACAAAAGAGACTCGTGTAATGTGCACAGGGACAATCCCTTCCTATTTGGAAAGCCAAGGTGCCCCCCTTCAAGCTACTATAGAGGACAGGACTGCATCAGGGGTTTTGCAAGTCGTTGTGGTGCAAAGAATCCTGAATATCTTAAGTCCACACATCTTCGAAAGCACGTTGCAACATTGTCCCAGATTCTCAACCTCAAAAATAATGAGCTTGACCAACTAGCCAACTTTTTGGGCCATGATATTCGGGTCCACAGAGACTTCTATCGGCTGCCAGAGGCAACTATCGAAATGGCAAAAATCTCAAAGCTTCTTCTGGCAATGGAGAAAGGATCTCTTGGAAGATTCCAAGGAAAATCTCTTGACGAGATTGAGATTGAAG aTGAATTGGATCCGGAAACAATTGGAGAGGAAGATCCagacgacgatgacgatgacggtgacgatgatggagatggtgaaaaGTCTCATCCTGTCCTTGGATTAAGAG GAAAACGAAAAACGATGACATCATCCCAGGATGAAACAAAGAATTCAAAGG GAAAGAGAAGTCACCTGGAAACCAGAGGTGAGGTCACCAGCTCCAAAG AGGTTCGAAGAAGATACATAAAAAAGTCATGGAGCAAAATGGAAGTGTCTGCAGTGATGAAACACTTCAAGGCccacattttgaagggacacttgGCCACAAAAATGGAGTGTGAGCAGTGCAAGCTTGCCGAAGACCATATTTTAAAAGGAAGGACTGTACAAAACATTAGAGACTTTGTAAGGAACAGGGGACGCATGTCCACAaagggaaatttagtttga
- the LOC134132756 gene encoding uncharacterized protein LOC134132756 isoform X2, which translates to MTLESFKKRDQTELHEDIAVGLSPFEQKLAKHFSRVEMLGKRGRKVAVLLNPEVVSATTLLADKRDSCNVHRDNPFLFGKPRCPPSSYYRGQDCIRGFASRCGAKNPEYLKSTHLRKHVATLSQILNLKNNELDQLANFLGHDIRVHRDFYRLPEATIEMAKISKLLLAMEKGSLGRFQGKSLDEIEIEDELDPETIGEEDPDDDDDDGDDDGDGEKSHPVLGLRGKRKTMTSSQDETKNSKGKRSHLETREVRRRYIKKSWSKMEVSAVMKHFKAHILKGHLATKMECEQCKLAEDHILKGRTVQNIRDFVRNRGRMSTKGNLV; encoded by the exons ATGACACTTGAGTCTTTCAAGAAAAGAGACCAGACTGAGCTACATGAGGATATAGCCGTTGGCCTCTCCCCCTTTGAGCAAAAACTGGCCAAGCACTTCAGCAGGGTAGAAATGTTGGGCAAACGAGGGAGAAAAGTGGCTGTTTTGTTAAACCCTGAAGTAGTCAGTGCAACAACACTTCTTGCAGACAAAAGAGACTCGTGTAATGTGCACAGGGACAATCCCTTCCTATTTGGAAAGCCAAGGTGCCCCCCTTCAAGCTACTATAGAGGACAGGACTGCATCAGGGGTTTTGCAAGTCGTTGTGGTGCAAAGAATCCTGAATATCTTAAGTCCACACATCTTCGAAAGCACGTTGCAACATTGTCCCAGATTCTCAACCTCAAAAATAATGAGCTTGACCAACTAGCCAACTTTTTGGGCCATGATATTCGGGTCCACAGAGACTTCTATCGGCTGCCAGAGGCAACTATCGAAATGGCAAAAATCTCAAAGCTTCTTCTGGCAATGGAGAAAGGATCTCTTGGAAGATTCCAAGGAAAATCTCTTGACGAGATTGAGATTGAAG aTGAATTGGATCCGGAAACAATTGGAGAGGAAGATCCagacgacgatgacgatgacggtgacgatgatggagatggtgaaaaGTCTCATCCTGTCCTTGGATTAAGAG GAAAACGAAAAACGATGACATCATCCCAGGATGAAACAAAGAATTCAAAGG GAAAGAGAAGTCACCTGGAAACCAGAG AGGTTCGAAGAAGATACATAAAAAAGTCATGGAGCAAAATGGAAGTGTCTGCAGTGATGAAACACTTCAAGGCccacattttgaagggacacttgGCCACAAAAATGGAGTGTGAGCAGTGCAAGCTTGCCGAAGACCATATTTTAAAAGGAAGGACTGTACAAAACATTAGAGACTTTGTAAGGAACAGGGGACGCATGTCCACAaagggaaatttagtttga
- the LOC134132759 gene encoding histone-lysine N-methyltransferase set-1-like isoform X1 codes for MMERRRRKTPEQDAMDHIILGRDKSFLQEKFIDSFKGRGVFTLDYIAPSTFVMEYRGTLSQCAGLDAANNPFVFDFIWNGTRHCIDASKEDGTLGRLANDDHINPNCRVKRITVKGRPHLCLFAVKAIFPGEEITYNYGDSCWPWRSMAPCIELSNPEPKQVVPALAEKEMAPCIELSNPEPKQVVPALAEKEMAPCIELSNPEPKQVVPALAEKEMCHHEFTSASISALDCCQDCSGPVSSLKWLGWTCKCQYQFHINTRFLFCLIEI; via the exons atgatggagagaaggaggagaaagactcCTGAACAGGATGCCATGGACCACATCATTTTGGGCAGAGATAAATCTTTTCTACAAGAAAAATTTATTGACtcattcaaag GGAGAGGTGTTTTTACACTGGATTACATCGCACCATCCACTTTTGTGATGGAGTACCGTGGAACTCTATCACAATGTGCAGGTCTAGATGCTGCAAATAATCCCTTTGTGTTTGATTTCATCTGGAATGGAACACGCCATTG CATAGACGCTTCGAAAGAGGATGGAACCCTTGGACGACTGGCAAATGATGACCACATAAACCCCAACTGCAGAGTAAAAAGAATTACTGTCAAAGGAAGGCCACACTtgtgcctgtttgctgtgaaagCGATATTTCCAGGCGAGGAGATAACATACAACTATGGGGATTCTTGTTGGCCATGGCGCTCAATG gcaccctgcattgaactgtccaatcctgagcccaagcaagtggttccagccttggcagaaaaagaaatg gcaccctgcattgaactgtccaatcctgagcccaagcaagtggttccagccttggcagaaaaagaaatg gcaccctgcattgaactgtccaatcctgagcccaagcaagtggttccagccttggcagaaaaagaaatg TGCCACCATGAATTCACAAGTGCATCTATCTCGGCTTTGGATTGTTGTCAAGACTGCTCAGGACCAGTATCAAGTCTAAAATGGCTTggttggacatgtaaatgtcagtatcagtttcacataaacacacgttttcttttttgcttaattGAAATTTGA
- the LOC134132759 gene encoding N-lysine methyltransferase KMT5A-A-like isoform X2 encodes MMERRRRKTPEQDAMDHIILGRDKSFLQEKFIDSFKGRGVFTLDYIAPSTFVMEYRGTLSQCAGLDAANNPFVFDFIWNGTRHCIDASKEDGTLGRLANDDHINPNCRVKRITVKGRPHLCLFAVKAIFPGEEITYNYGDSCWPWRSMAPCIELSNPEPKQVVPALAEKEMAPCIELSNPEPKQVVPALAEKEMAPCIELSNPEPKQVVPALAEKEMVSLSL; translated from the exons atgatggagagaaggaggagaaagactcCTGAACAGGATGCCATGGACCACATCATTTTGGGCAGAGATAAATCTTTTCTACAAGAAAAATTTATTGACtcattcaaag GGAGAGGTGTTTTTACACTGGATTACATCGCACCATCCACTTTTGTGATGGAGTACCGTGGAACTCTATCACAATGTGCAGGTCTAGATGCTGCAAATAATCCCTTTGTGTTTGATTTCATCTGGAATGGAACACGCCATTG CATAGACGCTTCGAAAGAGGATGGAACCCTTGGACGACTGGCAAATGATGACCACATAAACCCCAACTGCAGAGTAAAAAGAATTACTGTCAAAGGAAGGCCACACTtgtgcctgtttgctgtgaaagCGATATTTCCAGGCGAGGAGATAACATACAACTATGGGGATTCTTGTTGGCCATGGCGCTCAATG gcaccctgcattgaactgtccaatcctgagcccaagcaagtggttccagccttggcagaaaaagaaatg gcaccctgcattgaactgtccaatcctgagcccaagcaagtggttccagccttggcagaaaaagaaatg gcaccctgcattgaactgtccaatcctgagcccaagcaagtggttccagccttggcagaaaaagaaatggtaagtttatctttgtaa